From Natranaerovirga hydrolytica, the proteins below share one genomic window:
- a CDS encoding DUF2161 family putative PD-(D/E)XK-type phosphodiesterase, which yields MTKIKEVDLYQPIKDYFEEKGYEVKGEVLDCDVVASKEEELIVTELKKQLNLEVILQGVKRQEIANGVYVAVIKNHDKLENNKYIETIKLLKRLNLGLFLITIRGHKYYVEELLTPQKMTQTTLKNKKLKEEFLSRSGDYNIGGSTRKKIITAYKEKTIHIATLLATFGPLQIKELVRKGTDKNKTGPILRKNYYGWFEKVERGIYGLSKIGKEDLKNYDELCHIYLEEIEDVNCKNLTKKT from the coding sequence ATGACAAAAATAAAGGAAGTAGACTTATATCAGCCTATAAAAGATTATTTTGAAGAAAAAGGTTATGAAGTAAAAGGTGAAGTTTTAGATTGTGATGTAGTAGCTTCTAAAGAAGAAGAATTAATTGTCACAGAGCTAAAAAAACAACTTAATTTAGAAGTTATTTTACAAGGCGTAAAAAGACAAGAAATTGCAAATGGTGTTTATGTAGCGGTTATAAAAAATCACGACAAGCTAGAAAACAATAAATACATAGAAACGATCAAATTGCTTAAGCGATTAAATTTAGGTTTGTTTCTAATAACCATTAGAGGCCATAAATATTACGTAGAAGAATTGCTAACACCTCAAAAAATGACCCAAACAACTTTAAAAAATAAAAAGCTTAAAGAAGAATTTTTAAGTCGCAGTGGTGATTATAATATAGGAGGCTCTACTCGAAAAAAAATCATTACAGCATATAAAGAGAAAACGATACATATCGCAACATTATTAGCAACCTTTGGACCATTACAAATAAAAGAATTGGTTCGTAAAGGTACAGATAAAAATAAGACCGGTCCAATACTAAGAAAAAATTATTATGGATGGTTTGAAAAAGTTGAAAGAGGCATTTATGGATTAAGCAAGATAGGCAAAGAAGATTTGAAAAACTATGATGAACTATGCCATATTTATCTCGAAGAAATAGAAGATGTCAATTGTAAAAACTTAACAAAAAAAACATAA
- a CDS encoding IclR family transcriptional regulator — translation MRINRTSKRTIDILELISKNKKGLTLKEITRIMDIPQTSAFDILQTLLSMNLIAEKNETYKKYILGIKAYEIGMAYTYNNDIIQISIPYLEELGEKLGKTSFLGILDKDQVAYIYKYEPSNAVVTTAKIGSRNDIYSTSLGKVLLAYLEEEQQLELINTMQFTQKTKRTIDSKIKLLKEIEIIKEKGYGIDNRELEEYIFCIGAPVFDNKNKIIAAVSVTGLYKEDLEIEKEASFVIETAKNISVKMGNKNISL, via the coding sequence ATGAGAATTAATAGGACTTCAAAAAGAACTATTGATATACTAGAATTAATTTCTAAAAATAAAAAAGGCTTAACGTTAAAAGAAATTACTAGAATAATGGATATACCTCAAACCAGCGCATTTGATATTCTACAAACACTATTAAGTATGAACTTAATAGCAGAAAAGAATGAGACATATAAAAAATACATTCTTGGAATTAAAGCATATGAAATTGGTATGGCCTATACATATAATAATGATATTATACAAATATCCATTCCTTATTTAGAGGAGCTAGGAGAAAAGCTAGGGAAAACTTCATTCCTTGGGATATTAGACAAAGATCAAGTTGCCTATATCTACAAGTATGAACCATCTAATGCAGTGGTTACAACAGCAAAGATTGGTTCTAGAAATGACATCTATTCTACATCGTTGGGAAAGGTTCTTTTAGCTTATTTAGAAGAAGAGCAGCAACTTGAACTAATCAATACAATGCAATTTACTCAAAAAACAAAGCGAACCATTGATAGCAAAATAAAATTATTAAAAGAAATCGAAATCATAAAAGAAAAAGGGTATGGTATTGATAATCGAGAGCTTGAAGAATATATATTTTGTATTGGTGCACCAGTTTTTGACAATAAAAACAAAATAATAGCGGCAGTAAGTGTGACTGGACTTTACAAAGAAGATCTAGAAATAGAAAAAGAAGCAAGTTTTGTAATAGAAACAGCTAAAAATATATCTGTTAAAATGGGAAATAAAAATATTTCTCTATAA
- a CDS encoding sugar kinase produces the protein MSNVVTMGEIMLRLSPPLHHKIEQTNDFSATYGGGEANVAVALSYLGHKTTFISKLPDNQLGDGAIKHLRGYGVNTEFIVRDGEDIGIYFLENGFGTRPSQVIYNRRHSAITKIKKEEFDFDKIFSQAKWFHLSGITLALGEEIKEVALYAAQKAKEHNVKVSFDFNYRAKLWTKDEAKKAMQKVLPLVDICFASYFDANTLLEIEPSKSYENDEEKQNDVFYQMIKKYNLSYVFGTKRELFSANENSLSSYVYTKDSKYTTEAKRFNIFDRVGGGDAFVSGAIHKLLGNCKDFQKANEFGLACSILKHTIPGDASILKEKDILGFMDNLGASAINR, from the coding sequence ATGTCTAATGTTGTAACTATGGGAGAAATAATGCTAAGACTTTCACCCCCTTTACATCATAAAATAGAACAAACAAATGACTTTTCTGCAACTTATGGTGGTGGAGAGGCTAATGTAGCAGTTGCCTTATCTTATTTAGGGCATAAAACAACATTCATATCTAAGTTGCCAGACAATCAGCTAGGTGATGGTGCAATAAAGCACTTAAGAGGATATGGTGTTAATACTGAATTTATTGTTAGAGATGGTGAAGATATAGGAATATATTTTTTAGAGAATGGATTTGGAACGAGACCATCTCAAGTTATATACAATAGAAGGCATTCCGCTATTACAAAAATCAAAAAAGAAGAATTTGACTTTGATAAAATCTTTAGTCAAGCAAAATGGTTTCATTTAAGTGGTATAACTTTAGCATTAGGTGAAGAAATAAAAGAAGTTGCTTTATATGCAGCTCAAAAAGCCAAAGAACATAATGTTAAAGTCAGTTTTGACTTTAATTATAGAGCTAAGCTATGGACTAAAGATGAAGCCAAGAAAGCAATGCAAAAAGTATTACCTTTAGTAGATATTTGCTTTGCAAGTTACTTTGATGCCAATACACTTTTAGAAATTGAGCCATCCAAGTCTTATGAAAATGATGAAGAGAAACAAAATGATGTGTTTTATCAAATGATAAAGAAATACAATTTGAGCTATGTATTCGGTACGAAAAGAGAGCTTTTTTCAGCAAACGAAAACAGTTTATCATCTTATGTGTATACGAAAGATAGTAAATACACGACAGAAGCAAAACGATTCAACATTTTTGACAGAGTAGGTGGCGGAGATGCATTTGTTTCAGGTGCCATTCATAAATTACTAGGCAACTGTAAGGATTTTCAGAAAGCAAATGAATTTGGTTTAGCTTGTTCTATACTAAAACACACAATACCAGGAGATGCCAGTATTTTAAAAGAAAAAGATATTCTTGGTTTTATGGACAATCTAGGAGCAAGTGCTATCAATAGATAA